The Prosthecobacter vanneervenii region GCAGTTCCCGTGCCTATTTCACAAAAAAAGTTGCCTCTCCCGGTGGCATGACTAGCATCGCGGCGGCTCCAACCAAGCCACGGCCCCAACCAGGCCGTTTTCCCAACCAGCCGCCCATCCAACCAACCATGACCCAGCCCCTGCTGAAAAGCACCGGGAGCGGGGCCGCACGGATTTTATCCGCGCCGGCCGTGCTCGCATTTGCCACCACCACCACAGCCAGCGCTGCAGACACTCCTGCCGCCAGCACGATCAACAGCGGGGACACCGCGTGGCTGCTGGTCTCCACCGCTCTGGTGCTCTTTATGATGATCCCCGGCCTAGCGCTGTTTTACGCCGGGCTCGTGCGTGCCAAGAACATCCTCTCCATCCTGATGCAGTGCTTTGCGCTCACCGCTGTGCTGAGCCTGGTGTGGCTGGCCTGCGGCTATTCCCTATCCTTCTCAGATGGTGGCGCCCTTTTCGGCGGCCTGGGCAAGGCCTTCCTGAGCGGCGTCTCCACCACCTCCACGCGCAGCGACTGCCCCACCATCCCTGAGCTGCTGCACTTTGCCTACCAGATGATGTTCTTCCTCATCACGCCCGGGCTTTTCATCGGTGCCTTTGCGGAACGCATGAAGTTCAAGGCCATCCTCATTTTCAGCATCGTTTGGAGCCTGCTGGTGTATGTGCCCTGCTGCTATGGCGTGTGGCACAAGGCCGGGGCCTTCTTTGGCCTTAGCGGGGTGATCGACCTCGCAGGCGGCATTGTCGTGCACATCACTGCAGGGGTGGCCGCGCTTGTAGCGTGCATCATGGTGGGCCCCCGCAAGGGCTTTCCCAGCGCTCAGTTCATGCCGCATAATCTGCCCCTGACCATCACCGGCGCTGGCATGCTCTGGGTGGGCTGGTTTGGGTTCAATGCGGGCAGCCAGCTGGCAGCCAACGGTGCAGCAGCGATGACGCTCGTGGTCACACACCTGTCCGCCTGCGCTGCTGCCGTCACGTGGATGCTGATCGAGTGGCTGCGCAACGGCCACCCGAGCGCCCTCGGCATCGCCACGGGCTGCATCGCCGGACTGGCGGCCATCACCCCTGCCTCAGGCAAGGTGGGTCCGATCGGCGCGGTGTGCATCGGCGCCATCTCCGCCTGGGTCTGCTGGCTGGCGTGCGCCAAGCTGAAAAACAAATTCCGCTATGATGACTCCCTGGACGTCTTTGGCGTGCACGGCGTCGGCGGCTTTGTGGGCACCATGCTGGTGGCCGTGTTTGGCTCCACGAGCTTTGCCGGCGGCCTGGGAGACTTTAGCATCGGCTCCCAGCTGGTCACGCAAGGCCTGGCGTCCCTTTACACCATCTTGCTTTCCGGTGTCTTCAGCTATGCCATCCTGAAGGTACTGGACCTCACCATCGGTCTGCGAGTCAGCCCTGAGGAGGAGAGCCAGGGGCTCGACCTCGCTGAGCATGGTGAGACGGCCTACAACGACTAGCACTTCCCCAAACACCTGCGGACCGTAGCAGCCATCACTGCTACGGTCTGTTTCTGCCCAGGCGATACCTCCAGCAGCTTTTTTACGAATGCCAGATTGCGAATTGTGTTTCAGGCGCACATAGGATTAAATTCGCTTTCCCCTTTTTTTCGCCCCACCACCCCCTTTCTCCTTCCCAGTCATGATTGATGTACAGGACCTCACCAAGCAGTATGCCGGGCGCACTGCGGTGAACCACATCTCCTTCCGGGTGGAGCCCGGCGAGATCGTGGGATTTCTCGGCCCCAATGGCGCTGGAAAATCCACCACCATGCGCATCCTCAGCGGCTACATGCCGGCCACCTCCGGGCGTGCCAGCGTGGCGGGTTTTGATGTCTTCCACCAGTCCATCCAGGTGCGGCAAAACGTGGGCTACATGCCCGAAAACGCGCCGCTCTACTCCGACATGAAGGTCAAGGAGTACCTCCGCTTCCGAGCCGAGCTCAAGGGCCTCTCCGGCCTGTCGATGCGCCGCCGCATTGGCGAAGTCATGGAGCTGACGGGCGTCACGGACATGCGCAAGCGCCTCATCGGCAATCTTTCCAAAGGCTACCGTCAGCGTGTCGCCCTGGCGGACGCCCTCGTGCACAAGCCCAAGCTGCTGATTCTGGACGAGCCGACCAACGGACTCGATCCGGTCCAGATCCGTCATGTGCGTGACCTGCTGCGCAGCCTCAAGTCCAAGCATACGGTGCTTCTGTCCACCCACATCCTGCATGAGGTGGAGCAGAGCTGCGACCGCGTCATCATGATCAATCAGGGGCGGATCCGCGCGAATGACACGCCGGAAAACCTGACCCGGCAGCTGCGCTCCACCACACTGCTGCATCTGGAGCTCGAAGGCAGCGGCCCGGTGACCGAAAAACTCGCCGCCCTGCCCGGCGTGCGGAAGGCCACTGAGGAACCCCTGCTCGTACACCCCTGGCGGCGCTACACCCTGCGGGTAGAACCCGACCAGGATGTGCGCGAGGCCCTGCTGACTCTGGCGACCGCGCAGAAGTGGCGCATCCGCGAGATGCACCGCCAGCTCCCCACATTGGAGGATGTGTTTGTCGAGTTCTCGATGAACGCAGGCACCCCCTCAGACATTCCCACCCACGTCCTATGAGGCTCTTCTGGATTTTGCTCAAAAAGGAGCTGCACGCATTCTTTGTCTCCCCTGTGGCCTACGTCGTCCTGGCACTGGCCATGGTGCTCAACGGCTTTGCCTTCCGCGCCGCGCTTTCCGTGTTGGAGAGCGCCCCGAGCGAGGGGTCCATCGTCAGCTGGACCTTCCATGCCATGTGGTTCTGGCTCTCCTACTTTTTCATCTTCCCGCTGCTCACGATGCGCCTGTTTTCGGAGGAGAAAAAGCTCGGCACCCTGGAGACGCTCTTCACCGCGCCTGTGCGCGCCTGGCAGGTGGTCGGAGCCAAGTACCTGGCATCCGTCATTGTTTACTGCGTCCTCTGGCTGCCCAGCCTATTCAATTTCAAGTTTGCCCACTGGATCTCCGCCGGCCAGGTGGAACTGCCGCCCGGAGCCATCGCGGGTGCCTACATCATTCTCGTGGCCATGGGCATGTTTAACCTGGCGGTGGGCTGCTTTGCGTCTGCGCTGACGTCCAATCAGATCGTGGCCGCCATCATCTCCTTCACCCTGAGCCTGCTGCACTTTCTGCTGGGGGTCTTCATCATGGTCGTGGGACACAAGATCTCGGACACGATCGTGGAAGTGGTCAACTACTTCGCCGCCACCGAGCACATCCGCATCTTCACCGCAGGCCTGATCGACAGCCGTCCCATCATTTACTACCTCAGCATGTCGCTGCTGTTCCTCTCCTTCACCCATCACGTGGTGGAGTTCCGCCGCTGGCGCCCGTGATATCCCTGAGCCCGCACGCACACCACCATGCAGGACACTGAACAGACTCCATCCCAGCAGGAAGCCGCCCCGAGCCCGGAGGCACCTGCGCCCGCAGCCCCCGCCATGCCCAAGCGCGGCGGAATCGGCCTCAACGTCGCCATCCAGATCTTTCTGGCCCTGGCGCTCTTTGCCGGAGTGAACCGGCTGAACTACTACCACTACTGGCGCTGGGACATGAGCCCGAGCCAGGACTACACGCTGAGCCCCGCCACCCTGAAGTATCTCGACAGCCTCTCCCGCGATGTGCAGATCTACATCGTCTTTGGCCGCGACTCCAAGGTGTATGGTGACATCCAGTCGCTGCTGGAGGAGTACCGCAGCCACGGCCGTCAGCGCATCAAGGTGCGCTCGATTGATCCGGTGCGCGACATTGAGCGCGCCGAGCAGCTCAAGGCAGACACCGGGCTGTCTCTGGCTCAAAACGGCGTTCTGATCCGTTGTGGCGTGAACAAGCGCTTCATCACGGAGGATGAACTGGTCGTGCGCGAGAAAGGCACCAGCACGAACAAGCAGATCACCGAATTCCGCGGAGAGGACGCCATCTCCTCCGCCCTCATCTCCGTCGTGGAAGGCCGCATCCGCCGCTTCTACTACGTCGTCGGCAAAGGCAGCCGCACCGGCCAGGGGCAGGATGACGCCTACAATGCCTCGATCGAGCTCGGCAAGCAGCAGAACTTTGAGGTGATTCAGGTCAATCTCTCTGAAGTGGCCCACATCCCCACGGATGCCGACGGCCTGCTCATCCTCGGCCCCCGTTACGACCTCTCCGAGCGTGAGATCTCCATGCTCAATGACTACTGGCGCACCAAGCGCGCCGGCATCTTCATCATGCTGGACCCCAGCGGTGAAACCACCCGCCTCAATGGCTTTCTCACCGCCAACGGCGTGCGCCCACGTGGAGACCGTGTGCTCTGCGCTGAGAGCACCAGCACCGGTGCCAGGAAGGAATACACCGTGCTCGGGGAATTCGTCAAAGACGTGCCTTTCACCCGCCACCTCACGGCCTCAGCCATCACCCTGGCGGGGCAGAGCGAGTCTCTAGAAATCAAAAAAGACAGCCCGGAGCTCAAGGAGCAGTCCATCACCCCAAGCCCGCTGATCCAGGCCTCCCCCCGCTTCTGGGGAGAGCGCCAGTTCCTCGAAGAGCTGCCCATCGTGGACGAGGAAGACACCCTGCCGCCCATCTACGTGGCGGCCAGCGTCGAACGCGGCGCCACTGCCGACGAAACCCAGCGCGCCAACAGCTCCCGCATGGTCGTGGTGGCGAATGCCACGCTCCTCGACAAACAGACCATGCTCTCGATCAGCCACGACTTCGTCGCCGCAGGCGTCAACTGGCTGATGAACCGGGAAGATTTCATCGGCATCCCTGCCAAGGCCCGCCATTCCTACCGCATCCAGCTCACAGACAGGCAGCATGAGCTGATTTTCTGGATCACCTCCATCACGCTGCCGGGCATCGTTCTTGGCCTTGGGCTCATGATCTGGGCCAGCCGCCGCGCCGCCTGAGCACCACACGTCCCTCCTTTCTCCAAGCATGAGCGCACGCACCACCCTCGTTCTCTTCCTGCTCGTGGCCGCCATGGGCGCGATCATCCTCGGCATCGAGCGCTACTTCCCCTCCGCCATTGACATCCGGAATGTCCGTCGTGGCCCCACCCGATTTGAAAAGGAGAAGGTCACCCGCGTGGAGGTGCTCACTGCAGACAATACACCGCTGAACTTTTCTCGTGATGGAGCGGCCTGGAAGCTGCAGCAGCCGTTTGAAGACCTGGCGGACCCTGAAAAGGTGGCCGCGCTCATCATTACCCTCCACGAAGTGGAATGGATTGAGCGCATCCACCGCGAGGAGTTTGACGATGCCGAATGGCAGAAGACCGGACTGGACAAGCCCCGCTTCAAAGTCCGCCTCTTCTCCGCAGACTCCCCACTCTACGAATGCTGGTTTGGCTCTCCCGGCGTCGTGGAAAACAGCCTCTACATCGGCATTCCCGAACATGGGGGAGAAACGGCCTGGTACCTCGCCAAGAGCAATGCTCCCGCCGTGCTGCAAATCCCTGCTCTCTCCTGGCGAGATCCGAAGCTCCTCCGCCTGCCCGCTGAAGTGATCACGAGCATCACGCTCACCCAGCCCTCCGGCCAGATCACCCTTGCCCGTGAAAACGAGCACTACCCCTGGCAGCTGGAGAAGCCGCTGAAGACCCGTGGCAGCAAGGAGCGGATCACCGAGCTTCTTTCCGCGATCCTCAACATCGAGATCACCGAAGCCAAGGACGCCGCCCATGCCACCGCGCTGGAGAGCAGCAAGACGCCGCACGCAGACGAGATCAAAGTCACGATCGAGTCTAAAACCCGGGGTCGAACCTATGAATTTACGCTCAAAAAGCCAGCCGATGAAAAGCAGGCCACCACCACGGCCACAACAGCCTACCGCAAGCCATCCTTTACCGTCGTCGCCAAAAACCTGCTGTCACTGTGGGTGACTCCCAATGAGCTGAGAGATCACCTCCTGGCCCAAATCGACGGAGAGCATCTGGATTTTCTCACGATCAACAGCAAGACACACCCTGAAGTCAACCTGCGCAACGAAGGCGGCTCGTGGTATCTGCAGCGCCACGGCAAATGGGATGCCGCCAACGGAGATCGTGTGGCCCGCTGTCTGAACGCGCTGAACACCTATGAAATCCTGGACTTTGCCGCTGACACCGCCGCCGACCTGGCTCCCTACGGCCTGAATGATCCCTTTCAGACCATCACGTGGACGCCACAGCGTTACAAACCGATCAAGCTGATGTTTGGCCACAATGCCGAGAGCACTCAGTTCTTTGCCAAATACGACTCCGAGCCCTTCATCTACCGTATTGACGCCTCGCTGCTTCCCTCCATCCCGCCCGATGGCATCAAGTGGAAGGGCCTCGGCGCACTCCGTTTCACGACGTTTGCCCTCCGCCGCATCAGCCTCGCCCAGGGTGCCCTGGCACCTGTGGTGCTGGACTACAATCCGGTGACGGCCGAATGGAAGGCCAACCGCGGCGGGCGCGATGTCACGGCCGAGATCGACCGTGTGAAGGCAGACCAGCTCGCAGGAAACCTTTCTCGTTTCACCGTGCATGACTGGGCCGTGGACCGCACCGATGCGCTGCAGGCCCTGAAGACGCCCTTTCTCACCATCCAGATCGTGCTGGGAGAGCCCGGACGCACGGATGGCCCTGTGCGCGAGGTGGAGATCCTTTTCTCCCCCACGCAGCCCAACGCCAACACTGCCTTCTATTTCGGCCAGGTGAAAGACGACCCGGACATCTTCTACATGACCAGCAGCGGTCTTTTGCAGATCGCGGGCATCAATGTATTCAAGCCCAAGCCCACGAAGTAGCGGATTCTCAGAATGAGAGTGGCTGGAGCCAGGGGTGGCTGAAGTTTCGTTATTCGCCGTTTCTGCTTATCCAGGGTGTATGGGCCAAACGGCGCGCCGAGAGGTGGAATGAAGAGAGCAAACGGAGTGTGAGGCCAAAGAAGTTGAAAACGGACTGCACTGGGGCACCAGCATTCCATGATGCCTGCCAAATGGAATGGCGGAGTGCGATCGCACACGCTCGCGCATCCACCAGCACGCCATCGCACATCCGCGAATCCGCTGCAGATGGGGGGATCAAGATGATCCCCCTGCTCGTGCTTCTGCCAGCAGACCTGTTTTCAGCGCAGCGCAATTGAGATCTACGCATGCCGTCCGGCCAGCGAAAGCTGGCAGCTGCGTTTCCCCCTTCGCTCTCCGAGCTACGGAGGATGAGCTGTGCCTCATTCCGCGAATGGACTCAAAATAGCACCGCGGCGCTCGCGCCAAATTGGCAGTGCGCTCGCGCTTATGAACGGCGCATACCGGCAGTCGTCGCTTTGGAACAAAGACGAACGCCTGCCGGTAAGAGCTCAAGACTTACTTCTTCGCACCAGAGGCTTCCATGCGGAGCTGCTCCAGGCGGGAGAGAACTTTCGGGGCGGGAGCGGCGGCGGGCTTGGGAGCTTCCTTGGGCTTGTTGGCAGCCACCACTGGCGCAGCGGGCGGCGGGGTCACCACCTTGCGTGGGGCGTCAATGCGGAGGATGGAGCCCAGCGCGATGCGATGGATCGTCGTGGTGTTGGTGCCCTTCACTGGGACGTCCACACGCACAAAGAGGTTGCCCTGCTTGCCGATGGGAGACTTGGCATCCGTCTTCACCTTGAAGGCCACTTCCTTGGTGTCCTTGGTGATCTTCGCGGACTCGATCGGGATGGTGTCCGGCACGCCAAGCACCTGGGCGCTGGCCTCGCCTTCAAAGGGCTGCAGGTGCTCCAGCTTGGCCACCATCACAGCTTCCTTGCCCTGCTCCACAGCGACGAGCGGGATGGCAGGTGCCGTGAGGTAGGCGGGTGCGGTTTCCACTTCGGTAAAGGGAGACGCATTGTAGATGCGGCCGCTGCCACCATCGGCCTCGCCCATCACGGTGAAGTTCCATTTGCCCGCAGGTGCGGCGGAGTTCGCATCGAGCTGGAAGGTGCACTCGTTCTGGCCTTCAGGGATGGTCTGCTCGCCGAGGGCGCTGACGCCGTTGGGCTTCCAGATCATGAACACGCGGATGGGGGCCTTGAAGCCCTCCTTGCGCTTGGCGGCCACTTTGAGCTCAAGGATGCCGTTGTTCACGAGCGGCACGGCAGGCTTCACGATCTCCAGGGAATACGGAGCCTCCTCCACCACGGCCACCGGCAGGCGGTCTTCGATCTGGGTGTAATAGACCACGTTGCCATTGCGCACGACGTCAAACTCCTGGCGCAGCTTGCCGCGAGTCTTGATGTTTGGATCCACAGCGGTGAGAGAGATCGGCACCACCTGATGGCCCAGCGGAGCCTCGGGGGCGGCCTCAAAGAGCAGCGGGGCGCTGCCAATATCCTTGGGCACCACGTCGGTGAGCAGCTTGACGCCCTGCGGCATGTTCTGCACGTCGAACTTGAAATCGCCGGAGACGTTGTTGCGCGTCACGTTCACCAGCGTGGCGTAGCGGCCGCCTTTCGGCACCGGGATGAACTGGCGGTAGTTGTTATCGTTCACCGTGTACTGCGGAGAGGCAAAGAAGACCTCGGGCTCTGCGGTGATGAGCTCGATTCGATAGACAAAATTCGGGCCGCCGCGTTCCAGGTGATCGGTCACACGAACAAAGTAGTCGCCGTCAGCGGGGATGCTGACCTTGAACTTGCTGTCCAGGCGTCGGCGGCCACCGCCGTCGTCATTGCCGCTTAGGGAGCCGCCCTTGGCATTGTACACATTCACCACGCTGTCCAGCGGGGAGCCGATGCTCTGGGCAAAGGCTTGCAACTCCACGGTCATGCCTTTCTTGAGAGGCACCTTGAAATAGTCCACGTCGCCGGGCTTTTCGATGATGCCGTTCAGAGCGATGGGAGAAGCAGGAGCGGCTGTGGCCGTGGCCTGGTCCTCATTGGGCTCCACTTCAAAGGCGTTGTCAAAGGTCACGAGACGGAAGGGATTGCCGGAGGGAGCGGGCTCCTGGGTCTTGGAGAACATCATGTAATCCGGGTCGATTTCCGCCGGGAGCTGCGCCTCTTCTTCAAAGGAGCCGTCTTTTTCGATGAAGCGAACCTTGGTCTTGGTGGCAACTTTGCCACCCGCCGGGAAGACAACGTCCGGACGGCGGAAGCTGCCGATGTGAAGACGATAGTAGGAGTTGCCGCCGCCACGGTAGGAGGACTCGCGAATCATCACGGTGTAGTCGCCGTCTTCCTCGGCCACATAGGAGCAATAACCGTCCTGGCGGTGGAGGATGGTGTCGTCAGAGGCGGCCTTTTCAAAGCGGTCCTTGTCGATGATGGCCACGTAGGGGTCAAAGACGGTGTAACCGAGGCGGAGGCCGTCCACTTCGACGGAGAGGCGCTGGCCTTTCTTGAGGCTGACGCGGTAGTAGTCCACGTCCTCGTTCTGCACCACGCCTTCGATGGTGGAGTTGATCGGCACCACCTGCGGGGTTTCAAAGTCGCTGTTGGGCTCCTTTTCGTCCACGTTCGGGAAGATGCCCACAAAGAACTGGCGTGCATGGGAGATGCCGGTGCGAGTGCGCACTCGCATGAGGTGATTTCCCGGGGGCACTTCTGGCGCGATGGCGATGGTGAGCTCCACCTTGGTTTTTTCCACCTTTTCCACACTCTTCTGCGTAAAGCCCGGTGAGAAGAACATCAGGCTCTCGAAATCATCCAACTGAGTGCCGGTGAGCGTCAGCTTCACCTCCGTGCCACGCTGCGCGCCGTTTGGCTTCGTGGTGGTAAAGGTGGGGTACGCAGCATAGGCGGACGTGGCGCAAGCTGCGGCAATGAGGAGCAAATGACGGATGGAGGACATGACGATGGTTAGGGGTCGCCTAACCATACGCAGCAGAAAAGCAGGAAATTACGAAATGGCTGAAGTTCCCTGCTTCCCCTTTCCCCTTACTCCTGCACCGACACCCAGCGGACGCCGTCCACGACGACGTAGCCGTCGGTGCCTGCGTTTGAGATGGTGATGGCGGTGTCGTGGCCGCATTCGTATTCACCGAGATCGATCCAGAAGAGACCTTCGCCGGCTTTGGGGGAGCGAAGGTCGACTTTGAGCTTCTTCACGCCGCCTGCGTACTGCACCTCCACGGGGGCGTTGGTGGCGCGGTTGCTGTTCGGCGGGGAGGCCAGCATGAGGCGGTATTTGCCGGGCTTGGTCAGCTTCGGCTCAAAGCGCAGGCTGCTCTTGCCGTCCTTGGCGTTGCTGTCGTGGCTGTAGCCGTCGCCGAGGAAGGTCTTGGCCGCGCCGCTTTCATGCCAGTCGCCGGTGACCTTGGCGTCCGTGTCGTCCATGACGATGCCCTTGAGCGATTTCGGGTCTACGCCGCGGGTGGTCTTGGGGCCGTCGTAGTGGAGGATCTGGCCGTCTTTGAGGATCTGCGCCTTCAGCTTATCATATGGCACGCTCTGCACCGGGATGCCGTCTTCGATGGCCAGCACCGCTGCGGTGGCGGCGCTCTGGCCCAGGATCATGAACACGGGCTCCATGCGGATGCTGCCGTAGGCGATGTGACTGGCGGACATGGCCACCGGCACCAGCAGGTTGGTCCCCTGCCCTTTCTTGGGGATCAGAGAGCCGTACGCGATCTCGTAGGGCCCCTTGGTGCTGACGCCGATGTCGCCCTCGTTCTGCACATTGCCTTCCGGCGTGATGTAGCGCTGGATGTTGTGGGAGTCGATGCCGTAGCTGCCCATGCCCACGCTGTCTGGAGTGGGGCGCTTTTTGAGCAGCTCGTTTTCGGTCATGACGTAGCTGCCGATCATGCGGCGTGCCTCGCGGATGTAGAGCTGGTGGCTCCAGTTGC contains the following coding sequences:
- a CDS encoding GldG family protein; protein product: MQDTEQTPSQQEAAPSPEAPAPAAPAMPKRGGIGLNVAIQIFLALALFAGVNRLNYYHYWRWDMSPSQDYTLSPATLKYLDSLSRDVQIYIVFGRDSKVYGDIQSLLEEYRSHGRQRIKVRSIDPVRDIERAEQLKADTGLSLAQNGVLIRCGVNKRFITEDELVVREKGTSTNKQITEFRGEDAISSALISVVEGRIRRFYYVVGKGSRTGQGQDDAYNASIELGKQQNFEVIQVNLSEVAHIPTDADGLLILGPRYDLSEREISMLNDYWRTKRAGIFIMLDPSGETTRLNGFLTANGVRPRGDRVLCAESTSTGARKEYTVLGEFVKDVPFTRHLTASAITLAGQSESLEIKKDSPELKEQSITPSPLIQASPRFWGERQFLEELPIVDEEDTLPPIYVAASVERGATADETQRANSSRMVVVANATLLDKQTMLSISHDFVAAGVNWLMNREDFIGIPAKARHSYRIQLTDRQHELIFWITSITLPGIVLGLGLMIWASRRAA
- a CDS encoding PPC domain-containing protein — its product is MSSIRHLLLIAAACATSAYAAYPTFTTTKPNGAQRGTEVKLTLTGTQLDDFESLMFFSPGFTQKSVEKVEKTKVELTIAIAPEVPPGNHLMRVRTRTGISHARQFFVGIFPNVDEKEPNSDFETPQVVPINSTIEGVVQNEDVDYYRVSLKKGQRLSVEVDGLRLGYTVFDPYVAIIDKDRFEKAASDDTILHRQDGYCSYVAEEDGDYTVMIRESSYRGGGNSYYRLHIGSFRRPDVVFPAGGKVATKTKVRFIEKDGSFEEEAQLPAEIDPDYMMFSKTQEPAPSGNPFRLVTFDNAFEVEPNEDQATATAAPASPIALNGIIEKPGDVDYFKVPLKKGMTVELQAFAQSIGSPLDSVVNVYNAKGGSLSGNDDGGGRRRLDSKFKVSIPADGDYFVRVTDHLERGGPNFVYRIELITAEPEVFFASPQYTVNDNNYRQFIPVPKGGRYATLVNVTRNNVSGDFKFDVQNMPQGVKLLTDVVPKDIGSAPLLFEAAPEAPLGHQVVPISLTAVDPNIKTRGKLRQEFDVVRNGNVVYYTQIEDRLPVAVVEEAPYSLEIVKPAVPLVNNGILELKVAAKRKEGFKAPIRVFMIWKPNGVSALGEQTIPEGQNECTFQLDANSAAPAGKWNFTVMGEADGGSGRIYNASPFTEVETAPAYLTAPAIPLVAVEQGKEAVMVAKLEHLQPFEGEASAQVLGVPDTIPIESAKITKDTKEVAFKVKTDAKSPIGKQGNLFVRVDVPVKGTNTTTIHRIALGSILRIDAPRKVVTPPPAAPVVAANKPKEAPKPAAAPAPKVLSRLEQLRMEASGAKK
- a CDS encoding ABC transporter ATP-binding protein, whose protein sequence is MIDVQDLTKQYAGRTAVNHISFRVEPGEIVGFLGPNGAGKSTTMRILSGYMPATSGRASVAGFDVFHQSIQVRQNVGYMPENAPLYSDMKVKEYLRFRAELKGLSGLSMRRRIGEVMELTGVTDMRKRLIGNLSKGYRQRVALADALVHKPKLLILDEPTNGLDPVQIRHVRDLLRSLKSKHTVLLSTHILHEVEQSCDRVIMINQGRIRANDTPENLTRQLRSTTLLHLELEGSGPVTEKLAALPGVRKATEEPLLVHPWRRYTLRVEPDQDVREALLTLATAQKWRIREMHRQLPTLEDVFVEFSMNAGTPSDIPTHVL
- a CDS encoding ammonium transporter translates to MTQPLLKSTGSGAARILSAPAVLAFATTTTASAADTPAASTINSGDTAWLLVSTALVLFMMIPGLALFYAGLVRAKNILSILMQCFALTAVLSLVWLACGYSLSFSDGGALFGGLGKAFLSGVSTTSTRSDCPTIPELLHFAYQMMFFLITPGLFIGAFAERMKFKAILIFSIVWSLLVYVPCCYGVWHKAGAFFGLSGVIDLAGGIVVHITAGVAALVACIMVGPRKGFPSAQFMPHNLPLTITGAGMLWVGWFGFNAGSQLAANGAAAMTLVVTHLSACAAAVTWMLIEWLRNGHPSALGIATGCIAGLAAITPASGKVGPIGAVCIGAISAWVCWLACAKLKNKFRYDDSLDVFGVHGVGGFVGTMLVAVFGSTSFAGGLGDFSIGSQLVTQGLASLYTILLSGVFSYAILKVLDLTIGLRVSPEEESQGLDLAEHGETAYND
- a CDS encoding DUF4340 domain-containing protein, whose translation is MSARTTLVLFLLVAAMGAIILGIERYFPSAIDIRNVRRGPTRFEKEKVTRVEVLTADNTPLNFSRDGAAWKLQQPFEDLADPEKVAALIITLHEVEWIERIHREEFDDAEWQKTGLDKPRFKVRLFSADSPLYECWFGSPGVVENSLYIGIPEHGGETAWYLAKSNAPAVLQIPALSWRDPKLLRLPAEVITSITLTQPSGQITLARENEHYPWQLEKPLKTRGSKERITELLSAILNIEITEAKDAAHATALESSKTPHADEIKVTIESKTRGRTYEFTLKKPADEKQATTTATTAYRKPSFTVVAKNLLSLWVTPNELRDHLLAQIDGEHLDFLTINSKTHPEVNLRNEGGSWYLQRHGKWDAANGDRVARCLNALNTYEILDFAADTAADLAPYGLNDPFQTITWTPQRYKPIKLMFGHNAESTQFFAKYDSEPFIYRIDASLLPSIPPDGIKWKGLGALRFTTFALRRISLAQGALAPVVLDYNPVTAEWKANRGGRDVTAEIDRVKADQLAGNLSRFTVHDWAVDRTDALQALKTPFLTIQIVLGEPGRTDGPVREVEILFSPTQPNANTAFYFGQVKDDPDIFYMTSSGLLQIAGINVFKPKPTK
- a CDS encoding ABC transporter permease; translated protein: MRLFWILLKKELHAFFVSPVAYVVLALAMVLNGFAFRAALSVLESAPSEGSIVSWTFHAMWFWLSYFFIFPLLTMRLFSEEKKLGTLETLFTAPVRAWQVVGAKYLASVIVYCVLWLPSLFNFKFAHWISAGQVELPPGAIAGAYIILVAMGMFNLAVGCFASALTSNQIVAAIISFTLSLLHFLLGVFIMVVGHKISDTIVEVVNYFAATEHIRIFTAGLIDSRPIIYYLSMSLLFLSFTHHVVEFRRWRP